AAGTGATGCTAGAGCGTATATTGTATTTGTGGTGAGAGCCCGGATATAGTCATCGTATGCAATATGGGAAGGTGGATATGATGCATAAGCACTAAAGACGTAAAGCATGCCACTGTATAAACCCCATACTGCACCTAGTACCCCTCCATTTTTTTCGTAGTTATCCATGTTTTCCCCAAATTAATAAAACAAATCTTCCATTAAATTGCAAATATCAGTTTAATTCAAATGTAGCTAGCATATAAGCAATAGCCCAGATGAACCATAGTATATTTGTTAAAACTCCAACAACAATTGCTTTTCTTATGTTCTTTGTCAGTACTGCATATATAAGAGATGAAGCGATTCCAGGAATCATAAATACCCATACAACCGATATACTTCTTCTAAACTCTTGTAGTATGTCACTTTCCATATTCAGCATGTGATACAGTACCAGTGTTCCGATTATGACAAGAATACCAATAGTATTCTCGTTCAAATATTTCATTTTTGACTGCATGTTTATTTTCCAAAAAATTGAAATCATTGTGAATATGTTATAAAATTCTGTGCAAATACTACATTATATTAACTTACTGAGCTAATTATGTTTAATGTACTTTGAACCTACATCTAACAACCATAATTAATTATCGTGTTTCTACTCAAGTGCAAAGTTTAACAATTCGCCTTGAATGTTTATTCCATGTCATAAAATATGAGTATTGAGATCTGTAAATATTCTTATTCTATTTTCTACTTTTTTTAGTATATAAAAGTAATGGAGCCTATTGTCAACTCATCATTTTTACTCTTATTTTTTAGCAGAACCTGATAAATTTTCTCTTCCCTGCTTTTACTTGTTAAAGTAAAGTTATGAAAAGTTCAGTTTAAATTTTTCTATTTAATATTGATTTGTAGAAATGGCTTCTAAGTTTTTAAAATAATGTACGTATATTAAACACAAGAAATTAATTTAGAAATATTTAAGTATTAGTTAATATTTTTAAATCCTCTGTAATGGACTCTGTCTAAAAGCAATTATAATTATCAATCTATTTCAATTATTTGGGTAGGATTGTGACAAAATCTATGTTCACTTTAGACTAGTTTAGACATGTGTTGCATTAATTATGTCAAAGAGGAGTAAAAATGAAACAAAAAACAAATTCTGACTTTAAACACAGAAGATGTATAGAAATATGTATACTGATAGCGCTTATACTACTTTGTTCGGCTATTCCTGCATTTGCTGCTGAAGACACCATCGATGTAAACATCATTGCGCCAACTCAAGTGGCGCCGGGTAGTTTATTGAAGGTTCGCGTATCCATATTCAATACGCAAGAACTTCCCTCACTTCAGGCCGAATCTATGAGCATCGAGGAGCAAATAAATAATCAGGACGCTGAGTTGAAATCTGAAAAAAAGAAGATTACAATTAAAGAGATAGACTATGAAAATCCTTTCCAGCTTGTTGAGGAAAAGACAGTTGGCAACAAAGTTTCAGATGCCAATTCCAAGGATAAGCAAGGTAATGATCTTCTGGTCCAGTCTTTTGAGACTACAAATACTTCCATATTCTCAATCTCAAAGCCAAAACCTGAAAAAAAATCCGTTAATCAAAAACTTGAGCCAATAGGCAATACATTGAAGATCAGAAATAATCTCAATGAAGAGTTTAATGCTAAGATTAAAAAAGAAAATCTTTCAACCGAGCAGATTGAATATTACGTTGATCTGGACAAAAAACTTCAAAAAATGATAAGTAAGGGAAAGACAAGCATAGTTCTTGAGGTTCCTGTTCCTGATAAATTCCCAGAAGGTGAAATTCTCACTATACCTGTTGACGTGGTATATTCAACAGAGTCATCTGCAACAGAGACAATTTCCACATTGGCAACTGTTACTGTTACCTCTAATCCTGTACCAAAAAGAGCTATAATCATAGATATAGATGGTCTGAAACGTGACGCTCTATACAATTCTCTTTCAGACATGCCAAATATGTCTGTAATCGCTGATAACGGTGTCAGGTTTACAGATGCAAAAACTGTGTTTCCATCGGTAACTTTGGCAACACAAGCATCCATCTTCACAGGTAATTATCCTAAACAACATGAAATTGCTGGAAACAGATGGTTTGAAAAGAGTAGTCGAACTTATCGTGATTATTGGCTGGAGGTCTGGTATGACCTAGATTTCAATTCGTGGTATGGTCTCTTCTGGTATCCTATTTGGACCGAAGGAACAGCAAACAAAGACTTAAGCAGTGATGTCGATACTATATATGAAGCTGCAAGTAGCATTGGTATGGATAGTACAATAATCTATAATCATTATGGTAGACATATTGATGATGTTGGCGATAAGACTAAGTGGGTAAAGCCTTTATTAGCGGGATGGTACCATTATGACCATCAACATGATAAGGAGGATGAAAAAGCAATATCTGCAGCTATGTGTGAACTTGATGATCATGCACCGAGTATTTTTACTATTTACCTGCCTGGGTTAGATGGATATAGCCATTATTATGGATCAAACGGAGTGGATCCTTACAACCAAGAATACTATCTAAAGAATCATGTCGATATAGAAGTCGGTCGTCTTCTCTATGGAGGTGAGTGTGATTATTTTGAATATTACGATGGTCTAATTGATTCTGGTCTTATGTATGAAACCCTGTTTATAGTTGTGTCAGATCACGGCCATATTTCTGTTGATAATGAATTGGACATAAATAAAACTGAATTAGAAAACACTTTGACAATTGCGGGGTTTATAACTGACGATGAAGAAGATGATTCTGATGATTACGATGCAACAGCGGCACCAAATGGAGGCATGGCACAGATATATATCCGCGATACGGATACTAATGATTGGAACGACCAGCCAGAGTTGGATGATCTGCTTCCTGCTTTAGATGCATATAAGTCTCACTCGTATGTTGATGTGATATTGGTCAGGTACTCAGGGTCGAACGGATACAGGGTTTATACAGGAGACGGCAATACTCAGGACTTAAAGACCTTCTTTGCAGGTAAAACGGATTATGTTGACGCTGTTAATCGTATAAACGGATTGAACTCCGCGAGAAGCGGGGACATAGTTTTACTGGCCAATTCTGCGGACGGATGGTATTTTGATAACGACGAACAGGAAAGCGAACATGGTGGCCTCAGTCCTGATGAGTCGTACATTCCATTGATATTCTCAGGACCGACTATAAGAAAAGGCGTGGATACAACACCTGCAAGCAATATCGATATGGCAACAACGATTGCAGATCTGCTCGGTTTCTCAATGCCTAAAGCTGACGGAAAGGTTTTGCCGGTGCAGGATTCCTTTGGATACAGGGTAAAGGACAGTAACACATACGGAGGACCTGACTATGACTGGATAGAAATCTCACAAACCGGTACGGGGATATTGGCCGATTCCGATGACGGCATAGTCAGTAATATTGACATTGGTTTCTTCTTCAATTATTATGGTACGGACTATAGCAGGCTGGGTGTAGCAAACAATGGTCTCCTATTCTCCGGTGCAACAACGTCTACATATGTAAATGAACCTATAGGACAATCTGCTTCTGCCCACGGTTTCATTTCACCTTACTGGGATGATCTTGTGACATGGGAGGGAGGTCGTGTTTATTATCAAACTCTAGGAACGGCTCCTAACAGGATCTTTGTTGTGGAATGGGTGGACAATCAACACTATTCTAGTTCTACGAGCGGAATAACCTTTGAAGCTATATTGTATGAGGGAAGTAACAATATCAGGTTCCAGTATAAGGATGTGGATTTTGGCTCAGTATATTGGGCAACCAGTTATGACCGCCCTCCCTACAATAAAGGGGGTTCAGCTACAGTTGG
This DNA window, taken from Methanolobus chelungpuianus, encodes the following:
- a CDS encoding alkaline phosphatase family protein, with amino-acid sequence MKQKTNSDFKHRRCIEICILIALILLCSAIPAFAAEDTIDVNIIAPTQVAPGSLLKVRVSIFNTQELPSLQAESMSIEEQINNQDAELKSEKKKITIKEIDYENPFQLVEEKTVGNKVSDANSKDKQGNDLLVQSFETTNTSIFSISKPKPEKKSVNQKLEPIGNTLKIRNNLNEEFNAKIKKENLSTEQIEYYVDLDKKLQKMISKGKTSIVLEVPVPDKFPEGEILTIPVDVVYSTESSATETISTLATVTVTSNPVPKRAIIIDIDGLKRDALYNSLSDMPNMSVIADNGVRFTDAKTVFPSVTLATQASIFTGNYPKQHEIAGNRWFEKSSRTYRDYWLEVWYDLDFNSWYGLFWYPIWTEGTANKDLSSDVDTIYEAASSIGMDSTIIYNHYGRHIDDVGDKTKWVKPLLAGWYHYDHQHDKEDEKAISAAMCELDDHAPSIFTIYLPGLDGYSHYYGSNGVDPYNQEYYLKNHVDIEVGRLLYGGECDYFEYYDGLIDSGLMYETLFIVVSDHGHISVDNELDINKTELENTLTIAGFITDDEEDDSDDYDATAAPNGGMAQIYIRDTDTNDWNDQPELDDLLPALDAYKSHSYVDVILVRYSGSNGYRVYTGDGNTQDLKTFFAGKTDYVDAVNRINGLNSARSGDIVLLANSADGWYFDNDEQESEHGGLSPDESYIPLIFSGPTIRKGVDTTPASNIDMATTIADLLGFSMPKADGKVLPVQDSFGYRVKDSNTYGGPDYDWIEISQTGTGILADSDDGIVSNIDIGFFFNYYGTDYSRLGVANNGLLFSGATTSTYVNEPIGQSASAHGFISPYWDDLVTWEGGRVYYQTLGTAPNRIFVVEWVDNQHYSSSTSGITFEAILYEGSNNIRFQYKDVDFGSVYWATSYDRPPYNKGGSATVGIESPDGNGGIQYSYNKQVINPELAILFKFPQYAGTNLYLSAQAPVAKDRGSNMTYRLYYHNFGDSAAQNAVLTDSLPSQVEFISASGNGIYSPVSRKITWSLGTIGTMGCGYETVTVRIPESVDVGAVLLNHAEISASNIEVRYDDNEFETQTKITGSPLPANVRIEPVNFIGNTQSVYWGTPVTFSYLSCESATGVDITIHVNDGGSDITGSMAGGPERWKYTTTFYPRHGYATVTYQVHGCENEKIVFNLYIDPAGCVYDVATGQRIEGAAVWLQRPDGEGGWENVPTGLEPPISQPDINPLITDENGMYQWDVLEGSYRVHVEASGYYPADSIVVSIPPPVTDLHIGLTALPSANHPPVANASGPYIGIEGHSISFNASSSYDPDGNEDIVSYEWDFDMDGIADSTGMEVAHMWDDDHNGQVSLKVTDSNGASTTNITNVTVLNALPVVDCSNFTVQWGDTMTLSGNSTDPGNDSWSCEINWGDGSPVEPGTMSGNEVSGVHMYSTPGEYETMLKVLDDDGGLGSASSHINVSCRTTRLEYIGNLTAQYSDNTTLKAQLNDYGNSTPLSGKPINFILGDQTVTAVTGTDGVASAALKIDQSAGNYNVQAEFAGDSHYSADRLTESFSISHEDAAITYTGDMIVPVTSSSVDLRATLEETDTDYGDLTQVKVNFTIYKSSDATYSNPITTVPAVALVTVTSSGMGVGTAKATINNLPADDYMIIARIVSDGYYSPTTSAPALLTVYEPTGQFTTGGGWILDPTGSHGNFGFTAKYNNKGNVQGNSVYIYHQDGLDYIIKSNAWIGLAITGATSRFQGKASLQIYDSTTGLLQPESSGNFQFIVEAVDNESSGTPDSYYITVLDKNGVVYHTASGQLQGGNIVIHEK